The nucleotide window CAAGTGAGCGAGTCGGCGGATGCAGTGCATGTCCGCGTCCAGGTCTGCCCCGCCATCCGCCACCTGCGTGTGCAGCAGCGTGAGGTGATGCCGCTTTTCTGCCAGCACTGCTACTTCGTCAGCGAGGCGATGGCGGCACCTGCGGGCCTAACGGTGCGTGTGCTAGGCGGGAATGGCTGCTGCGAGCAGCGCTTCATGAAAAACAGCTCTGAACTGGAACCCCAACGTCTGGAGGACATCACCCACGCATCATGATCGGCTGCTACGACTTCTGTGGGCACTATGAGTGGACTTTCGGCTGGCTGGAGCAGCAGGGTGGGCATGACCTAGTGCGTGCGTATTGGGAAGAGGCCATCAGCATCGACTCCCAGCGGCATGCCGCCGATCTGATCATCGGCCAGGGCATCGAAGGGATGAAAAAATACTGGCACCACACGCTGGAGGAGGAGGCCGCCGATCATGTCATGACAGCGACAGATGAGGTGTACCGCATCGACATGCATCAATGCCCTTCCAAGGGATTCCTCATCCGTAATGGCCTGGATCAATACCGCGACTACTGCGACCACTGCATGGGCTGGATCGGACCGATGATGAAAAAGGCAGGTTTTGTCATCGACCACGAGCACAACCACTGCGGCCAATGCTGGTGGGAAATGCGGCGTGCCGAGGACGCCTCGCCTGCTAGTGACCCTGGCGAACTCAGCGGCAAAAACGACGTGCGCCTCCTGCCCACATGGAAATCCGAACACACCGACCATTATGAACGAGCGACTGATCCTGATGACAAAACGGCTCTTTGTTAGCCTCGCACTCCTTTGCAGCGCCTACGGGCAATGGGAGCCACTGCCGCCGCTGCCTGAGCCCAATGGTGGAGGTGTAAGTGGACATCAAAATGGCCAAATCATCCTGATGGGCGGCACGAACTGGGAAGGCGGGAAGAAAAACTGGCTGAAAAAAATCCACACTTTCGATCCATCATCCAAAGTCTGGAAAAGCACCCAAGAGCTGCCCGAGCCCGTGGGCTATGCCATCACCGTACAAACGCAGGAAGGCCTTTCATACCTGGGCGGCTTCAATGGCGAAAAGGTCAACCCAGTGGGAGCTTTCAAACACGCAGCCCTCGCCGCAGGTGGCGTCATTGGTCAGAGCGTCATCGCGGTCGGTGGCACGGATGATCCAGCGAATCTCGCCGGAGTCAGCCGTGAGACTTGGTTGCTCGACAAAGAGGGGAAACGCCTCGCGGACTTCCCTGGTAAACCCTTTGCTACGGCGGCCTCATCCGTCGTGGGAGATGCGTTGTTCGTCTTTGGCGGCATGAACTTTGAGACGACGACTCAGACTGTCATGAACACCGCTGTCGCCTACGCATTCACGCCGGAGAAGAATCAGTGGCGCAGTTTGAGACCCCTCGCTCACGCCACCCGTGGCCTCTGCGCCGTCGCTCTCGATGAGCAGCATATCTACATCGCAGGCGGTTATCGAGATGACTTCACAGCGGCGGCGGTGATCTATGATGTGCAGGCCGATAGCTACCGGGAGGCCACACCCCTGCCCTACGCGGCGATGGTGAGCCTCGTGAAGCTCGGCGGATCTGTCTATTGCCTCGGTGGTGAGGACAAAAAGCAGTCCCGCACGGATAAATTCTACCGCATCCCGGTCGCTGAGCTGCTGAAGTGACTACTTCGCCGTGTAACCGCCATCGACGGGCAGATTCACGCCCGTGATGTAGAGTGAGGCATCACTGAGCAGGAAAATCACCGCACCACCGAGGTCGGTGTCATCCGCCATGCGTCCGAGCATGGTATGCTCGCAGTAGCGCTGCAAAAATGGCTCCGGCTGATGATTGAAGAAACCACCAGGGGCGAGGTTGTTCACGCGGACGTTGCTCGGGCCATAGAGCGCGGCGTAAAAGCGGGTCAGGTTCTCCATGCCGCCTTTGTGGAAGAAGTAATCCGGCGGCATATCCCCCATGTTCGTGCCGGTATAGAGCTCGTAGCTGGGACCGATCATGCCCTGGATGCTGCCGATGTTCACGATGCTGCCGCGTCCAGCCTCCGCCATGGTTTGACCAAAGTGCCGGTGCATGAGCATCACACCCGTGGCATTCACACGCATGGATTCGGCGAACTGCTCCGCTGCGCCTTTGGCACCTTTCATCGGGCGGAGCACCGCATTGTTCACCAGGCCGTGCAGGGGGCCGAATTTTGCTTTGATCCGATCATGCAAGGCGATCACAGAGGCCTCATCACCCTGATCGAGCGACTCAGCGAAGACCTTGTGGCCCAGGGCTGTCTCCTCATCGGCGACGATTTGCAGCTTCGCCACATCACGAGCCGCCAGGATGAGCGTGACACCGGTCTGAGCCAGCATCGCCGCTAAACCACGACCATAGAGACCCGCGCCGCCTGTGAGGAGGATGATTTTGTTTTGCAGTGAAAAGGATGGAGCAGTCATGCAGGTGAAGAAGGGTGAAAAAGGCGATTCTTGCAGATTCGGAGCAGCCTAGCGCATGGCAGATCAAAATAGCTATCCGCGAGAGACGGCGACTGAAAGGTGTGTGCGAATGCCCTATCAACGTCTTGAGGCTGATGCTCAAGTCCATTCCCATCAGCACCGTTTTCAGGAGCGCGACGCCGAAACCCGCCATTGCGTCTGAGATGATGTCGAACCGAGCATTGAATTCGAGAGAACTCGTCTCATGTTCTAGATCAAGAAACGTCAAATCGTTGCACCATCTGCCTCCGTGGACCTGAAACTCATCAATCGCGAAATCCTGCTCTCCTTTTGGAAGGTGCATGTGCTGCATCATGCCGCCGAAGGAGAAGTAATCGGCCAGTGGATGCTCAAGGAACTGGCGCATCATGGTTATGACGTCAGTCCAGGCACCCTATATCCGCTGCTCAAACGCATGGAGACCAATGGCTGGCTCACCTCCACCGCAGACCCCGCCCGCGGACCCAAGGCACCGCGCTCTTATAAGATCACAAGGGATGGACGTGCGGTGCTAAAGATCGTGCGTAAGCAGCTCAAAGAACTCGGTGTCGAAGTCTCCAATCATTGACCCGATGGCCTAGTTTGTCCGCTGGGTGAAAACACATCATTTGGAGGAAAGATCGTTGCAGCCTCACGTTTTACGGTGCCCGTAATGGCTGCCCATTTCGCCGCCTGCGGAAACCCTCGTCTCTTGTCATTCCGTTTTCGTCTTCTGCCACCTTTAGCATGTCTCTCGCTCGTTTTGCTCTTCGCCATCCTTGGACCGTTCTTGTTGCCGTCGTGGCTGTGGCGCTGGGGGCATGGCTGGGTCTTCAGCGCATGACGCGGGACATCTTCCCACCGCTGGGCATCCCGACGATCTACGTTGCGCAGCCCTATGGCGGCATGGACCCACTTCAGATGGAGGGCTATTTGACCTATCGCTACGAGTACCACTTCCTCTACATCGCGAATATCGAGCATGTGGAGTCCAAGTCGATCCAGGGGGCCTCGATCATGAAGCTACAGTTTCACCCTGGCACGGACATGAGTCAGGCGATGTCGGAAACCGTGGCGCAGGTGAATCGCAGCCGCGCATTCATGCCGCCGGGCACCGTGGCCCCCTTCATCATGCGCTTTGATGCAGGTAGCGTGGCCGTGGGGCACATAGTCTTCTCCACAGATGATCCGAACATCACGCTGAATCAGATGCAGGACCAGGCGCTGAACAAGGTGCGGCCAGCCTTTGCCACCCTGCCAGGCGTCTCCGCGCCGCCGCCCTTCGGAGGCAGCTCACGCGGCATCGTGGTGAATGTGAACCCAGACCGCATGAAGGCCTACGGCTTGTCACCGGATGACATCGTGCAGGCCATCGCCAAGGGCAATCCGATCAGCCCCTCCGGCAACATGAACCTCGATGGCAAATATCCCATCGTGCCGACGAACGCCATCGTCTCCAATGTGAAGGACCTGGAAGCCGTGCCACTGCGAACGACGGATCAAGGCGCTGTCTTCATCCGCGATGTGGCGACCGTGGCCGATGCTGCGGATGTGACCACTTCCTATGCCTTGGCGAATGGAAAGCGCACCGTCTATCTGCCCGTCACAAAACGTGCGGAGGCCTCCACGCTCGCAGTCGTCAAAAAAGTGCGAGAAAGCATTCCTGAATTCCAAAAGCTGCTGCCAGACGGCATCAAGGTGAGCTTTGAATTCGATCAGACACCTGTGGTGAAGCGCAGCATCGACGATCTGGTCAAAGAAGGTGCTCTCGGTGCCCTGCTTACAGGCCTGATGGTGCTGGTCTTCTTGCGTGATCTGCGCACGGCATTCATCGTGATCATCAATATCCCGCTGTCGCTGATGGCCGCCACTTTCGGCCTATGGATCAGCGGGCAAAACATCCATCTCATGACGCTGGGTGGACTGGCACTCGCTGTGGGCATCCTCGTCGATGAGGCCACCGTGACGGTGGAAAACATCCACACCCATCTCGCTCGCGGCAGGCCCCTGGCCCGCGCTGCGCTGGATGGCACGCTGGAGACGACTCTGCCGCGCCTTCTAGCGATGCTGTGCATCCTCGCGGTCTTCATCCCCGCCTTTTTCATGATCGGCGCGGCAAAGGCGCTGTTCGTGCCGCTGGCGCTGGCGGTGGGCTTTGCGATGTTTGCCTCCTTTGTTCTCTCCAGCACACTGGTGCCGGTGCTGGCCGTGTGGCTGCTGCCAAAGAAGGTGCAAACGCATGAGCGGAAGCCCGGTATCCTAGTGCGTGCCTACAGTGGGCTGGTGAAGGCCGCCGTCACCAGCCGCTGGATACTGGTGCCAGCCTATCTCGGCGGTGCCGGGTTCATCATTGCCACCTTCAGCCCATTCCTGGGCTCAGAAATCTTCCCGCAGACGGACAGCGGCCAGTTCGCCATCCGCTTCCGTGCCCCCAGCGGCACCCAGGTCGGCATCACCGAAGGCATCGCTCAAAAAATCCTCAAAATCATCGGCGATGAGGCCCCAGTGGAGTTCTCCATCGGCATGGTGGGCGTGCATAACTCCAGCTTCCCGGTGAACCTGGTGCATCTCTGGAACGGCGGCCCCGAAGAGGGCTGGCTGGCCGTACAGCTCAAAGCGAATCCCGGTGTCGCGGTGCCTGCTTTGCAGGAAAAACTGCGCAGCATCATGAAGCGTGAGCTGGCCGATGTGCGGGTGTCTTTTGAGCCGCAGGACATCGTCAGCCGGGTGATGAGCTTTGGTGCCTCCACCCCCATCGAAATCGCCGTCAGCGGCCCCAGCCTGCCCGCCAGCAAAGAGCATGCCGAAAAGCTACTCGCCAAGCTCAGCGAACTCCCGTTCCTACGCGATGCGCAGATCGCCCAGACGCTCGATGCACCCACAGTGAATGTGCAGATCGACCGCGAGCGGGCGGGACTGCTCGGCGTGAATGTGGAGGACGTGACGCGTAGCCTCGTAGCCGCCACGACATCGAGCCGCTTCACCCAGCCGGTCTTCTGGGCAGATCCAGGCACAGGCATCAGCTTCAATGTGCAGGTGCAGATCCCAGAGGAGCGCACACGGAGCATCGAGGACCTCGGGAACACACCCGTGAAGTCCTCCAAAGGTGGCACCGTGCTGCTGCGCACCATTGCCAAGCTCGATCCCGGCACCGCCGTGGGCACCTACGAGCGCTACAACATGGTGCGCATCGCCAGCATCACCGCGAACGTGCACGACATCGACTTCGGCCATGCCATCAAAGCCGTGCGCAAAGCCATCGCGGAAGTAGGCCCCGCCGCCGATGGCAAGACCAAGGTGGACATCCGCGGACAAGTCGTGCCCTTCGAGCAGCTCTCAGAGGGCTTCGGCAATGGTCTCATCATCGCCATCGTCGTCATCTTCCTTCTGCTCTGTGCGAACTTCCAGTCGCTGCGGCTCGCCATCGTCGTCGTCTCCACCATGCCTGCGGTGCTCGCGGGTGTGGTGCTCGCGCTGTTCTTCACCGGCACCACCATCAATATCCAGTCTGCCATGGGCTCGATCATGGCCGTGGGTGTCGCCGTGGCGAATGCGATCCTGCTCGTGACCTTTGCAGACCGCGACCGACTCGCCAATGCAGGCGACCGCCGCGCCGCCGCCATCGAGGGTGCGGTGAGCCGCCTACGCCCCATCATGATGACCAGTTTTGCCATGATCGCAGGCATGCTGCCCCTGGCACTCGGAGCTGGGCAAACTGCGCCACTGGGCCGCGCCGTCGTCGGTGGTCTCGCGCTAGCCACCATCGCCACACTTTTCATCCTACCCGCCGTCTTTGCCCTTTTTGCCAGTAAGAAGGCCACCTCCGCCTCACTCGATCCTGATGACGAACAGAGTGCGCTCTTTGAAGCCCGACCTCAGTGAATCCGAGTGCTACACCACCTCCATTTTTTGTCCCAATCATGAAACTGATCCTCCTTTTCACCTTCCTGACCACCTGCGCCATCGCGCTGGAGCTACCTGCCGCCAAGCCGCAGAAGAGCACCATCCACCGCTGGGTCACGCTGCCCGGTGAATTCGCTCCCTGGCAGAAGGTGGAGCTAAAGGCCCGCGTCGCTGGCTACATCGAAAAAATCAGCGTGGACAAAGGCGATGTCGTCACCGCACAGCAGCAGCTCGTCCAGATCGAAGTCCCCGCACTAAAGGCAGACCTCATCAGCCACCGCGCCGAAATCGCCGCCGCCGAAATCGAGGTAAAGCGCCTCCACCAAGCCCGCGCAAAGTCACCCGAGCTCGTGCTCCCGCAGTCTGTCGATGATGCCGAGGCGAAGCTCTCCATCGCCAAAGCGGGCATGGAGCGCACCAACGCACTCATCGAGCTCGCACAGATCAAAGCACCCTTTGCAGGCGTCATCACCGACCGCCGCGTGGACCTGGGAGCCTTCGCCTCCGCTGGGGGCGATACATTGCTCCAGCTCACCGATGTCAGCACCCTGCGCCTCCGAGTGCCCGTCATCGAGGTGGAGACCGCTCTGCTCAAAGTCGGCCAACAGGTCGAGGCCAAAGTGGATGCTCTCAATGGCACCGTCATCAAAGGCACCCTCACCCGCATCGCAGGTGCGCTAGACACCACCACACGCACCATGCTCATCGAAGCCGACTTCAAAAACGCAGACGGCAAACTCCGCCCCGGCATGTTCGCCATGGCACGCATCGCGGTGGAGCAGCATGACGATGCCACCGTCATCCCTGTGGCCGGACTGGTGAAGGAAAAAGCCAACAGCTTTGTCTTCAAGCATGTGGACGGCAAAGCCGTAAAAACCGCCATCAAGCCCGGCTTCAACGACGGCGTGAACGTCGAGGTGCCCGAGCTCAAAGCCGATGAAGTCATCCTCCTGCCCGGCACGGCCACACTGACTGATAAGCAAGAAGTGACGGTGAAATAGAGGCCCATCAAACTCCGAATCCAATCCCTCCAACGCCATGTCCTTCGTCATTCGAGTTTTGTCCTTATTGCGGCACTCCTGGCTCCTACTTGCTGTGACTGTGCACGCCGACACGGTCCATGTCGATCTCCCGACCGTCATGCGGCTCGCGGGAGCGAATAATGACGAAATCCAGCTCGCTCGCGTGAAGCACACGGAGACCATCGCGGAGTCAAAGCAGGCCTGGCAGCGCTTTTGGCCCTCTTTGAGCCTAGGAGTCGGTTACAGGCGACATGATGGCAATATTCAAGATGTCGCCGGGGCCGTCTTCAATGCCTACAAACAGCAGTACACCATCGGTACCGCCATCATGATCGACTGGTCGCCAGGTGATCTCTATTACGCCGCTCTCGCAGCCAAACAAAAAACACTCGCGGCAGAGCAACTGGCAGAAAAAACACGCCGAGACATCATCACGCAGGCCACCGGGCGCTATTTTGACCTCCTCGCCACGGAGGCCAGCGTCGCTATCATCGAGGATGATCTGCGCCTGACACAGGATTATGAAAAGCAGCTCGGCGGAGCCGTCACTGCAGGCACCGCATTCCGCGCCGATCTACTCCGCGTGAAAACACAAGTCTCGCGGGCAAAACTAGCCATCCGCCAAGAGCAGGAGAAGCGCGATCTCGCAGCCGCAGCATTGGCAGAGACTCTACGCCTACCTGCTCAGACCGAGCTGCGTCCCGCCAAGGCCGATCTGGTGCCCGTGCGGCTCCATGGCAAATCCGGCGTCGCCACACTGCTCTCCCAGGCCAAACAGAACCGCCCAGAGCTCAAAGCCGCAGGCGCTGCCACCACAGCCGCACAGCTCGAAAGCGACCGCGCCCACATCGCCCCGATGATCCCGAATGTGCAGGCTGGTTACACCGTAGGTGGTCTAGGCGGAGGGATCGGCAACAACACAGGCAGCTTCGATGACACGCAGGACTTTTACATCGGTCTAGGATGGAAAATCGGCCCTGGGGGGCTCTTTGATAAGCAGCGCAAACTCATCGCCAATGCCCGCGAAGAAGCCACCAGCCTGCAAACCGATCAGATCAAGGCCGCCATCGGCCGCGAAGTCGTGGAAGCCGCCGCAAAGTCCCAAAGCGCCCACGACCAAATCGCCATCAACGATGAAGCCGTCGCCGCAGCCGAAGAAATGGTGAAACTGGCCAAAGAACGCCAAGCCAGCCAACTCGGCGTGGTGCTAGAATACCTACTGGCCCGTGAAGAGCTGACCCGTGCCCGCCAGAGCCGCGTGCAAGCCGTCACCGACTTCAACAAAGCGCAGCACGAGCTCAAAAGAGCGGTCGGGAAGTGAGCTAGACTGCCGAACTGCTACTTTTTATTCGCATAGACAGAGTCACTGCTCGGAGCAGCCGCACCACCGCTGAAGTCTTTGACCATCCTGTTGAAGGCGTTGCCGAGCTCGATGACATCGGCTCCGAGGGTGAAGACACGGACGCCTTCCTCGATGAGCATGTCCTTCTGGCCGAAGAGGGAGGCGACAGCGGCGTATTTGCCGTTTTTGATCGCGGCGGCGTGGACTCGCTTCCGCGCGGCGACGACTTCTGGGCACGTCGCTTGACCGAGCTTGCCGATGCGGTGGCTAAAATCCCCTGCCCCAAAGAGCAGCATGTCATACCCTGGCACCGCAGCGATCTCTTCGACGACTTCCAGTGCCTCGGGGCTCTCGATTTGCAGGATGACGAATTTCTCCGTGTTGCAGTGCTTTACGTAATCAGCCAGCGGCACTTGGCAGAAGAGTCCGTCCATGTTTCCGGCATCCAGAGCCTTGCTCCCCATGGGGCGGCAGCGAACCATATCCACGACATTGCGTGCCTCATCCGCGCTAGTGATGTGCGGCACCATGATGCCCGTGGCGTCACACTCAAAGGGCTTCACATACTCGCTGTAGCCGCCTTTGTTCACGCGGACAATGGTGTCCATGTCGTAGAGCTTTGCGGCGCGGATTTGATGCTCCAGATTGAGCCAATCATTGGGCACATGCTCATTGCACAGCCACACGGCGCTGGCTCCAGCCAGCCCCGCGAGCTCCACGATGCGTGGATCGCCCATGTTGAGCTTCAAAATGGTGCTATTTTGGCCAGCGCGGAGTTCGCGCAGGAGGCGGGAGGGGCGGAGTGTGGGCATGGGATGAGATGGGTGATGGGAACGTTGTATCGAGCTGCTAGCTGGTTGCATATTGAGCTGCCGCAGCCCATGGCGCAAGACCACGCTCGCTCAATTACGAGTTACGCCTTGCCCCATGGCCTGTGCGGTGTTGTCATCCGACTCATTCCGTATGAAAAAGCTCACTCACATCGACCATTCCGGTCAGGCCAGCATGGTGGACATCAGCGCCAAGCCTGCGCTGCGACGCGAGGCTGTCGCCACAGGCCGCATCCTGCTCCAAGCCGAAACCATCCGCCTGCTGAAGGCCAATAGCCTGAAAAAAGGCGATGTCCTATGCGTGGCCCGCATCGCAGGCATCCAGGCGGCGAAGCAGACGCAGGCTCTCATCCCGCTGTGCCATCAGATCCCGCTCAATAAGGTGCAGATCGACTTCCAAACGACTGCGAAGGCCGTGGAGATCACCGCCACAGTCATCACCACCGCTGCGACGGGTGTGGAAATGGAGGCTCTCACGGCAGTATCCGTGGCCGCTTTGACCATCTATGACATGTGCAAAGCGGTGGATAAAAAAATGCGCCTAGAGGGCATCAAGGTGGTGAAGAAGCTCAAAGAGCCTCATAGGCCTTGAGCGAGGGCTCCATGGCTTTCAGTGCCCCAGACCAGAAGGCCGGATCAGTGAGATCACCGCCCAGGGTGTGCTGGACAACGTCTTCACAGCTAGCGCTGCCAGTCATGGCGAGGAAGGCCTCGTAGCGGGGGAGGAAGTCAGCGCCTTCTTCTTTGAAGCGAGCAAAGAGTGCCTGACTGAGCAAGTAACCGAAGACGTAGGGGAAGTTGTAGAATGAGATGCCGCTGATGAAGAAGTGCATCTTCGAGGCCCAGAACATGGGATCAGTGCCGTCTGGCAGCAGCGTGTCGCCATAGAGTCCGCGCTGGGCTTCGCTCATCAGCTCACGCAGGCGTGTGACACTCACCTCGCCCTTCGCCCGCTCGGTGTAGAAGGCTTTTTCAAACTCATACCGCATGGGGATGTTGATGAGGTAGGCGTGGGCTCGGAGCATTTCTTGATCGAGCAGGTAAGCCTTTGTCGCAGGCGTGATGGCTGGATCATTGAGCAGGCCGGAGAGCAGGATCATCTCGCCAAAGTTCGATGCCGTCTCTGCGAGCGTCATGGGATAAGCTGCAGCGAGGTAGCGTGCTGGACGCAGCACGCAGTAGTGCCAGGCGTGACCGGCTTCATGGGCGAGTGTGACCATGTCATGAACGGTGCCGTGATAGGTCATATAGACACGCTCTTCGTGCTTGAACTGCGAGCCGGTGCAGAAGGCCCCTGGACGCTTACCGGGCCGTGGCTGGGCCTCGATCCATCGTTGGGCGAGCATGTCGCGGAAGTAGGAGCCGAGTTTCGGGTAAGCGGCGCTGAAGGCCCGCTCCACGGTGGCGCAGGCTTCATCCCAGGTGAGCTCTTTTTCATCAGGAGCGGCGATTTGGGGCGCTTCGAGGTCGAAATAGTGCAGCGCGGGAGTTTTTTGCAGTTGAGCGGCTTTTCGCAGAGCGCGGCGTGGGAGCTCGACTCCGGCGTGGATGGCCTCCAGCATGGCATCGAGTGATTTGCGGCTCATCGCACCGTCAAAGAGCGGTGTATCCAAGAAGTGCCCGATGCCGCGACGACCGTAGAGATCGAGTCGAGTGCCAGCGATGCCATTGAGAGCCGCAGCGAGGGTGACAGCGTGATCTTCCCATGGGCGCTGACCATCGTGAAAGGCCGCCTGACGCAAAGCGCGGTCAGGCTCGGACATGAGGGCGCGGCGGCGTGCCATGGGGACTGTTTCGCGGTGTCCATCCGGGAATGTCATCTCGAATTCCATTTTACCGGTGAGGGTGTCATACAAGCGGCCCCAGGCATGGAGGCCGTTCACATTGAGATCGGCAGCGAGAGCCTCCATTTCGGCGCTCATCTGCCTGCGGCCTTCCGTGCGCCAGCGGGTGATGCTGTGCTCCGCGTGCTTCAGAGCAGGTGTGGCGAGTAATTGGTTAAAACTGGCCTCATCGAGCGCGGCGAGCACCGAGCGCAGCGTGGCCATGAGCTTGGTGCTTTGGGCTTCGAGGGTGGAGAGCCAAGCTTCATCCGCTTTGACCGCTTCGTTGTTGGCATCCGCAGCAGAGAGGCACCCAAGGTAAGCCGAAAGATGTCCCAGCCGGTCACTGAGTGCCTCGACATCGACAATGAGCGTCGCGATGGCAGAAATCTCGCTTTTGAGCCCCGAAGCGCGGTCTTTCAGCGCATTGAGGTCTCGGACGAGGGCGTTTTTGAAGTCAGTGTAATCAGCTTGGCCAAAGCCTGTGAACCAAGTGTCAAGGGACCAGCGGTCGGATGTATTCGGCATAGTGCCCACTGCTTTAGGCGCAGTTGGTTTGGCTGGCAAGAATCTTGCCTGAGTTCTCGGGTCGCAGCTCCCTGTTCTCACCACTAAGCACTAAGAACTAAGCACTTTTTGCCTCGTCTAACTCCGTGACTCGCAAACCACCCACCAGCCACTTCGCCGCCACTACTTCGCGAGCACAGGCGCGGTCTGCTCGGGGGTGAGGCGGCCTGGGGGGAGCTCGAGGAGGCGGATGTTGCGGAAGTGGATCTCGCTGCCTTCGCTTTCGAGGCAGAGGTAGCCTTTGCGGACGGTGGATTGGCTCACGCCATTGACGAATTTGCCGTTGATGCTGAGTTTCACGACGCCATCGACGGCGACGACGTCGTAGGTGTTCCATTCGCCTGCGCCTTTGCAGCGGAATTCAAAGGACATGCTGCGTGAGCCGCGTGGGTTCTCGGGCACGATTTCGAGGCCGTTGGCTCCAAAGAGCTCGCCGGAGACATAGCCGGGATGATTGGGTTTGCCGTCTTTGGTGAGGTGGAGATTGGGCCACTGAAGCTCGAGCATTTGCACTTCGAGCCCTTTGGGGAGCTGCTTGCCGGGGGCGGGTGTGGCATCGCTCCAGAGGAAGACGCCGCTGTTGCCGCCGGGCTGCATGTGACGCCACTCGATGTGGAGGAGGAAGTTTTCATACTGCTTTTCGCTGCGCATGACGCCGATAGGCAGGCCACTGCATACGAGCAGGCCATCACGGACACTCCAGGTGTCCTTACTCGTGTTGACATCGACCCAGTCGGTGAGGTCTTTGCCATTGAAGAGCTCGCGGTAGGCGGCGGCGTCTTCAGCACGAGTGTGGATGACGGAAAGGAGAAGGAGGAGCAGGAGGCGTGTTTTCATCCCGCAGACCTACGGCTGGCAGCAGCGCGGTCTTGTCGCGAAGATGCGGCAGGGACTCATCACAGTGCGATGGAGGCTCCATCTGCCCGTGCGGAGCGGAGGCAGGCATCGAGCACACGCTGGGTGAGTAGGCTGATCTGGCCCCAGCGTGGCTCATGCTGCCCGGTGAGCACTAGGGTGGAAAAGTCGGCAAATAGTGCGGACTCCTGCGATCCGGGGGCGTTGTTCGCGGGCTCGTCGGAGCTGTGGCTTTCTCTCCCGGCTCGCATGTCACTGCGGCAACCGTCCACGCTGAAGTCGGATTTTGTCACGCTGAATGCGGGTGCGGTTTCGGCATACGGCAGCACGAAGTCAGCGAGCTGCAGCAGCCCCTTTTCTCCGCTGATGATGGCCCACTGGGCATGTGCGGCATGAAAAGAGCAGTAAAACGAGGCGCTCACTCCCTGATCGAACTCCAGTGTGCCGGAGAAGGCGAGTGGCACGCTCGGTGCCCCACCGCCCTGCCCGGCCTCGGCGTGGAGGCGTCCGGTGACTCTGCGCGGTGTGGCCTCTGCCATGGCCCAGAGGGTGAAGCTCAGGCAGTACCAGCCTAGATCACCCAGGCAGCCGAGGGGCTCGAGTGTGCCGTGGGTGCGGATATTCGCACGGGTGAAGG belongs to Verrucomicrobiaceae bacterium and includes:
- a CDS encoding aldolase, which gives rise to MPTLRPSRLLRELRAGQNSTILKLNMGDPRIVELAGLAGASAVWLCNEHVPNDWLNLEHQIRAAKLYDMDTIVRVNKGGYSEYVKPFECDATGIMVPHITSADEARNVVDMVRCRPMGSKALDAGNMDGLFCQVPLADYVKHCNTEKFVILQIESPEALEVVEEIAAVPGYDMLLFGAGDFSHRIGKLGQATCPEVVAARKRVHAAAIKNGKYAAVASLFGQKDMLIEEGVRVFTLGADVIELGNAFNRMVKDFSGGAAAPSSDSVYANKK
- the moaC gene encoding cyclic pyranopterin monophosphate synthase MoaC, translating into MKKLTHIDHSGQASMVDISAKPALRREAVATGRILLQAETIRLLKANSLKKGDVLCVARIAGIQAAKQTQALIPLCHQIPLNKVQIDFQTTAKAVEITATVITTAATGVEMEALTAVSVAALTIYDMCKAVDKKMRLEGIKVVKKLKEPHRP
- a CDS encoding M3 family oligoendopeptidase; this translates as MPNTSDRWSLDTWFTGFGQADYTDFKNALVRDLNALKDRASGLKSEISAIATLIVDVEALSDRLGHLSAYLGCLSAADANNEAVKADEAWLSTLEAQSTKLMATLRSVLAALDEASFNQLLATPALKHAEHSITRWRTEGRRQMSAEMEALAADLNVNGLHAWGRLYDTLTGKMEFEMTFPDGHRETVPMARRRALMSEPDRALRQAAFHDGQRPWEDHAVTLAAALNGIAGTRLDLYGRRGIGHFLDTPLFDGAMSRKSLDAMLEAIHAGVELPRRALRKAAQLQKTPALHYFDLEAPQIAAPDEKELTWDEACATVERAFSAAYPKLGSYFRDMLAQRWIEAQPRPGKRPGAFCTGSQFKHEERVYMTYHGTVHDMVTLAHEAGHAWHYCVLRPARYLAAAYPMTLAETASNFGEMILLSGLLNDPAITPATKAYLLDQEMLRAHAYLINIPMRYEFEKAFYTERAKGEVSVTRLRELMSEAQRGLYGDTLLPDGTDPMFWASKMHFFISGISFYNFPYVFGYLLSQALFARFKEEGADFLPRYEAFLAMTGSASCEDVVQHTLGGDLTDPAFWSGALKAMEPSLKAYEAL
- a CDS encoding DUF1080 domain-containing protein — encoded protein: MKTRLLLLLLLSVIHTRAEDAAAYRELFNGKDLTDWVDVNTSKDTWSVRDGLLVCSGLPIGVMRSEKQYENFLLHIEWRHMQPGGNSGVFLWSDATPAPGKQLPKGLEVQMLELQWPNLHLTKDGKPNHPGYVSGELFGANGLEIVPENPRGSRSMSFEFRCKGAGEWNTYDVVAVDGVVKLSINGKFVNGVSQSTVRKGYLCLESEGSEIHFRNIRLLELPPGRLTPEQTAPVLAK
- a CDS encoding Gfo/Idh/MocA family oxidoreductase, whose protein sequence is MAQTTSTTCRWGILGAAFIARKNWQSILDAGNATLIAVASRELAKAQAFIDECQAQVPHPVQPEALGSYEALLERPDIDAVYIPLPTGIRKEWVLRAVRAGKHVLVEKPVGCDAAEVEEILAACAERGVQFMDGVMFMHGQRLQQMRSAVDREVGPVRHIATQFSFFGDEAFTRANIRTHGTLEPLGCLGDLGWYCLSFTLWAMAEATPRRVTGRLHAEAGQGGGAPSVPLAFSGTLEFDQGVSASFYCSFHAAHAQWAIISGEKGLLQLADFVLPYAETAPAFSVTKSDFSVDGCRSDMRAGRESHSSDEPANNAPGSQESALFADFSTLVLTGQHEPRWGQISLLTQRVLDACLRSARADGASIAL